The Streptomyces lienomycini sequence TATGCGGTGCTTGCACACAGTGGACATGTCTTGTGATGCTATGACCGCTTTTGACGGATGAGTTGACGAAAGAGCGACGGATCACGAGGTGGAGTTGACCGTGCCGGCCAGTACTGCGCCTCAAGCACCGCCCGCACCGCCCGCCCAGGCCCAGGCCCAGGCCCAGGCCCCGGAGGCTCCCGCGCCGCAGCGCAGCCGGGGTGCCGACACCCGGGCCCTGACCCAGGTGCTCTTCGGCGAGCTGAAGGGCCTCACCCCGGGCACGCCGGAGCACGACCGGGTGCGCGCGGCGCTCATCGAGGCGAACCTGCCGCTGGTGCGCTACGCGGCCGCCCGGTTCCGCTCCCGCAACGAGCCGATGGAGGACGTCGTCCAGGTCGGCACCATCGGGCTCATCAACGCCATCGACCGCTTCGACCCGGAGCGGGGCGTGCAGTTCCCGACGTTCGCGATGCCGACCGTCGTCGGTGAGATCAAGCGGTACTTCCGCGACAACGTGCGCACGGTGCACGTACCGCGCCGGCTGCACGAGCTGTGGGTGCAGGTCAACAGTGCCACCGAGGACCTCACCACCGCCTTCGGGCGCTCCCCGACGACCGCCGAGATCGCCGAGCGGCTGCGCATCACCGAGGAGGAGGTGCTGTCCTGCATCGAGGCGGGACGGTCCTACCACGCCACCTCGCTGGAGGCCGCCCAGGAGGGCGACGGGCTGCCCGGGCTGCTCGACCGGCTCGGCTACGAGGACCCCGCCCTCGACGGGGTCGAACACCGCGACCTGGTCCGGCACCTGCTCGTCCAGCTCCCCGAGCGGGAGCAGCGGATCCTGCTGCTGCGCTACTACAGCAACCTCACCCAGTCCCAGATCAGCGCGGAACTCGGCGTCTCCCAGATGCACGTCTCGCGGCTACTGGCGCGTAGTTTCCAGCGATTGAGGTCCGCGAACCGGATCGACGCGTAACCTCGAGACCGGCTCCGGACGGAGTCGAAAGCGCGATCGAGGGGTCACCGGGAAGAGCGAATCGCTCACCAGGGCCTTTGCTGCGGATTCGGGCCGAAAGGCCGTCAGACCCCCTGTTTCCAGGGGGTATTGGCATCTCGCATGTCGACATGTCACTACAGCGCGTTGCCGACATGTGACATTCTGCCGGAGACGCGTTTGCCGGAGCCCCGGCTCCGGTATTCAGGTGAAGGCTGCGTTCCCGGCGTGGGAGCGTGTGCCGCGACCGTCCCGCGACCCAAAGGGGGTGGCATGTCCGCAGAACAGGGCAGCTCGAAGGTGCTCGCGCTCGCGGAGAGCGAGACCGCGCCCGACACGATCGAGGCGCTCGGCCCCGTCGACGGCAGCGACGGCGTTCAGGCCGTCGAAGCCGTGCCGAACCTCGATGCCGTGCCGGCCCAGACCCTTCCGGCCACGGAGGCCATCGACACCCGCACCCTGTCCCGCTCCCTGTTCCTGCGGCTCGCCGCCCTCGACCAGGACAGCCCCGAGCGTGTCTACGTCCGGGACACCCTGATCGAGCTCAACCTCCCGCTGGTGCGCTACGCCGCCGCCCGCTTCCGCTCCCGCAACGAACCGATGGAGGACATCGTCCAGGTCGGCACGATCGGCCTGATCAAGGCGATCGACCGCTTCGACTGCGAGCGGGGCGTCGAGTTCCCGACGTTCGCGATGCCGACGGTGGTCGGGGAGATCA is a genomic window containing:
- a CDS encoding RNA polymerase sigma factor SigF encodes the protein MPASTAPQAPPAPPAQAQAQAQAPEAPAPQRSRGADTRALTQVLFGELKGLTPGTPEHDRVRAALIEANLPLVRYAAARFRSRNEPMEDVVQVGTIGLINAIDRFDPERGVQFPTFAMPTVVGEIKRYFRDNVRTVHVPRRLHELWVQVNSATEDLTTAFGRSPTTAEIAERLRITEEEVLSCIEAGRSYHATSLEAAQEGDGLPGLLDRLGYEDPALDGVEHRDLVRHLLVQLPEREQRILLLRYYSNLTQSQISAELGVSQMHVSRLLARSFQRLRSANRIDA